The segment TTCAGTCactgaaatgtttttaaaagctttctcTACTATGTTCGTAAATTCCATGCAAGATCAGGattgtttgtatttgtggtaTTCAGGCGtggttttctttttctctgtgaTGTGTAGATCTTAGGAgacagcagtcttgtccggcaggacactaaagtgtggtcagtatcacaatccgcacTTTGAAAGCTAAGTGTCAGCAGTATGTTTCCAATGTCCCTTTTCCGTGTCAGTATCATacccagctggtgccagtgcccagacctagaaTGCCTCCATTAGACACAGTGCTTTGGTTTTGTCCaaaagtatgtgttggtaatgcagagttTGTGGTATACACATAATTCAAGCAGACTTTGTTATCATTCAACTTGTCAATTCCAGAAAGCCCAATGCAtactggccaggtagtgtgatctgttTCTACTCTTGCATGGCATCTAGAAGGGTCATAGCAGTGCTAAGTATTAATTAGGGACCCTAATCTAATGCTTATATTGCCTATTGGTTAATCCGCCCCTGTTCAAGAATTGACTAAAGCTCTTAATCATTTTAACTTGAAACTTGCTAGTTTGAGCATGTTCAACGCTTTCAGGAGTTAGTGCCAATTAGAGATTGATTCATTAATCTTTGTATTTCTATTGAATGCACTGACAACGCGGGCATGTAGATGGCTGTCAGGAATGCGCTCCAGACTGTTGTCACAATGTTTCGAAACCAGTTCGAACCCAACCGGCTGCCATCTTCATGCCTCTGGTCCGAAAGTCTTGGACGAGATGATCTTCATCTCTGAAGGTACTAATGCTGAAACATATAAGCTTTTACTACGTACCAATACTACTCGGGGAGTCCAGATAGCACAAATACTGTCCATACCCAATGGTCTTTGACGTGACGTAGGAGTACACAACAACTGAAATCACTATCAACACTGGACCAAGCAATGACACTGAAGTCAATTTCAAAAGCCGCAACCAAAAGTTATCATCTTTGGTTACATGACTTGGAATCTTGGCAGTAAAGACTCTAAACATGTGAAGGCTGCACAGGAAACTCCAAGTGAAGTGCCACAGCCACAAGAAATGTGTCACAATACCAATACATGTACAGAGTGTACTGGGTCCATagctgtaaaaataaaataacaatatataacaaAACACATAAGTAACAAACTGTTTCATTTAACGAaatgtcttttattttcattacttCATGTATAGGCATTGAGACtttcttttagattttttttatttgttattcgTTTTATCTCGTTGGTTTGTTCTTTGGCTAAATTTAGACGTTGGATATTCATCGATGATAaacaaattgatatttttttctagaaaattagagaaacagaaaaaaaaaagctgtgaaGTATAATTTCGTACCTGTTGGAAGCTAGAATCAACGCCAGCTGTGCCAGAAGTAGACTTAAACTCAGGAACATGTTGTTGATGCCTGGAACAGTTCTCAGTTCAGGAAATGCAAGGTACGTAACCAAGGTAAGCAGGAGACATAACTCTGAGGCACCCATACATGCATAAGTTAAAATATTCAGAGCCTCGTTCATTGGTCTATTAACATTCCTTGATTCTCTTGATTTTTTCACATATTTGTCCAAGATCTTAGCACAAACATGTAATTCGTTGTTTCTGGTCACTTCCATGCTATTGAAATCTGACATGTTAGAAATGTTTAGCTTTGTCCCACCCACATCCAGGGTCACTAGAATGTTTTCTACTTCGTTAAATTTGTTCCACTGGACAGTAAAGTTTGTTTGTTGAAATGTGAGAAAACTGCAAGTCAGAGTTGAGGACAGGGTAAGGGAATGTTTCAAACCAAGAATCAGAAAGTCAATGTAAGCTTTATCAACTCCAATATTTCCTCTCTTCAGACCTGATGTGTTCGTAAAGCTAGAGATAGCTTCAGTTAATAGGTTATAATAGACAAAAGTATTTCCTCCTAGCTTGTATCGGCTCCCAAAGAAAATGTCCAGAGCAATGTTCTCAAAAGAATCTCTTGTCAGTAACCTTGAAGCTAAAACATAAATGTCTGCCCACAAGACAGGAGTTGCTCTATCAGTGACAGTTCTATTCCATTCCTGGGCAACTCCAACTTCATAT is part of the Biomphalaria glabrata chromosome 2, xgBioGlab47.1, whole genome shotgun sequence genome and harbors:
- the LOC106064767 gene encoding adhesion G protein-coupled receptor E3-like, whose product is MCLDNLVSLDQRSLYQMLVNIRSQGQDSDSNYGLSNCSDTNWDALNGECLELRCSPGKTLKAGTCTSIFQDIKGLVYRVRALLVFTDNDCASKYLTNSILLDLAELQIKQDISTRSDGYIYEVGVAQEWNRTVTDRATPVLWADIYVLASRLLTRDSFENIALDIFFGSRYKLGGNTFVYYNLLTEAISSFTNTSGLKRGNIGVDKAYIDFLILGLKHSLTLSSTLTCSFLTFQQTNFTVQWNKFNEVENILVTLDVGGTKLNISNMSDFNSMEVTRNNELHVCAKILDKYVKKSRESRNVNRPMNEALNILTYACMGASELCLLLTLVTYLAFPELRTVPGINNMFLSLSLLLAQLALILASNSYGPSTLCTCIGIVTHFLWLWHFTWSFLCSLHMFRVFTAKIPSHVTKDDNFWLRLLKLTSVSLLGPVLIVISVVVYSYVTSKTIGYGQYLCYLDSPSSIGVSVVAPVCLVSFCNLIFLAITIASIHQVNALLTFVSVKIDQYHNLVLYVKLSSVTGAFWIVTIVAEVGDIDVLRILAILFNGLQGVSIFISYICNPRVYHLYFKRSPQQTSSAPPTTETLD